The stretch of DNA GCTCTATGAACACAGCGTGCTGTTGTTTCCCCGAATCAATCAACGTAACCGATTGTTCTTCTACTATAAAATAACAGTTATTATACGAGCCCCAGCTCTCATCCCAAACTGCTAGTACATATATGTTATCTTTTACCGCTTCAAAAATATACTCCACCTTGTATCCTCCTAAAAATTCCTCCCTATTCTCTCTTATATATTCCATAAACCTTTTCTATTTCCTTTTATCCTTTGCCAACTCTCTTCGATTGGCAGCTAGTGGCGGTTGCTCTAACCATCCATTTGCGATCATAATATTTGCTCCATCCTCCGAATACTTTAAAATCTCGGCATTCAAACGTGAATAATCAATGACCATATCACTTCTCTGACTTTCAGCAATAGCGACTCCATAGTTTCCTATACCTGTATAAATCATCAGGCTAAAATGAAACATCATTAATTTATCGGAGAAAGGTGATTCAGTAGATTCCGTTACCTCCTGGTCATAAGACATAGGGGCAGGAAGGGAATCCATCTCCAAATAACTGGTAAACACTTTAATGTGCTTCATGGCAATCTCTTTTCCTCTTAGAAAATAATTACGGACTTTTTTCGATTCCGCCACCTGACTAAAGCCAGTAGTGATACTCATACCAATATGGTTAGACTGGATATTCGCGTATAGATTGGTTACCTCTGTTCCAGTCAGCGGTTCCCGTCTGCCGAGCCCTTCTAAAATAAAGGATTGTTTATGAACAAACTCTACTTTTTGGGGATAGGGTATCGTTGGTGGACGAACAACTAACCCTTTTTCTAGTAGGATTCTTACGGTTTCGGTGTCTAGCTCAAGGGTTGATGTTAAGCACTTGGCATAGAATGAACGAATATCATGGCGATAGACATTCTGTAATATCCTTCCATATGTAATCAGACCGCCTTTAACCATATTTCTAATATATTTTAAGTAAAATATATCTGAAAATAACCGCTTGGCCTTTAAGTTTACATCTTGGTCAGTAAATCCTTGTGGAACTTTTATATCCTCCTTTGTAAAAATGTCCCGAATATGCTCTACATGTTGTTGCGACAAATCCAAAGAGTGCACGGCAACTTTTTTAATATCCTCGTCATCTATGTGTTGTAAAAAATACTTGATCATGCAGATGGACATACTATCCGCAAGATACGAAGTCCACAAATAGGACAATTCTGCTGCCGTTAACTTAATATGATCGTGATTTGCGCTCATCGAATACCCTCCTACATTTATCCATTAAGGAATAATATCTCCAAAATAGATAAATATATGAACAAACAGCTAAAAAGGAGATGTCCTTAGACATCTCCTTGAATGATTAATAAATCGTTTGCATCCCTTTTCCAGCCACTGTCATCCATTCGAATTGACGTAGTCTTGCTTCGAATAACGTCAAAGGATCGCGGAACATTTCGGGATTGGTATTTAATTTGTTCAGCATTTCCTGATTTGTCTGAATCTCCTTACGTGTTTCATCAACAGAACCATTTAAGACGATGGCCGGACTTTTGAAGAATAACGTGACATCCCGTTCCAAGGATTTTTCAAACAACTCAAAGGATTGGAAGAACTGCTGATTAATCGCCGTGATTGCTTCTGAATAATCCTCATTTTCTACAAACGATTTATACTTATTATAGAGCAATGCTTTATTGTGGGAGATGGCTCCTAGTAGCTTTCCAGCACTTTTCAACAGAAATTGCGACGGAGTCCGACGGAGGAGAA from Bacillus sp. SLBN-46 encodes:
- a CDS encoding DUF3231 family protein — protein: MSANHDHIKLTAAELSYLWTSYLADSMSICMIKYFLQHIDDEDIKKVAVHSLDLSQQHVEHIRDIFTKEDIKVPQGFTDQDVNLKAKRLFSDIFYLKYIRNMVKGGLITYGRILQNVYRHDIRSFYAKCLTSTLELDTETVRILLEKGLVVRPPTIPYPQKVEFVHKQSFILEGLGRREPLTGTEVTNLYANIQSNHIGMSITTGFSQVAESKKVRNYFLRGKEIAMKHIKVFTSYLEMDSLPAPMSYDQEVTESTESPFSDKLMMFHFSLMIYTGIGNYGVAIAESQRSDMVIDYSRLNAEILKYSEDGANIMIANGWLEQPPLAANRRELAKDKRK